The following proteins come from a genomic window of Chionomys nivalis chromosome 9, mChiNiv1.1, whole genome shotgun sequence:
- the LOC130881036 gene encoding zinc finger protein 431-like, translated as MAAVEKNAVTYYDVHVNFTWEEWTLLNPSQKSLYKDVMLETYRNLTTIGYNWEDHNIEEHCECSRIHERYHKSMKKESQTVNSLWKPYICYSSFTKYIICSSGYKPHEYSDVKKYNIPLSQNK; from the exons ATGGCAGCTGTGGAGAAA AATGCAGTGACCTATTATGACGTGCATGTCAACTTCACTTGGGAAGAGTGGActttgctgaatccttcccagaaaagtctctacaaagatgtgatgctggagacctacagaaaCCTCACGACTATAG GATATAATTGGGAAGACCATAATATTGAAGAACATTGTGAATGTTCTAGAATACATGAAAG AtaccacaagtctatgaagaaagaaagtcaAACTGTGAACTCATTGTGGAAGCCTTATATTTGTTATTCTTCCTTTACTAAGTATATCATATGTTCCTCTGGATACAAGCCTCATGAGTATAGTGATGTGAAGAAATATAACATACCTCTCTCTCAGAACAAATAG